Proteins encoded in a region of the Acipenser ruthenus chromosome 11, fAciRut3.2 maternal haplotype, whole genome shotgun sequence genome:
- the LOC117426665 gene encoding HSPB1-associated protein 1 homolog isoform X2, with amino-acid sequence MFSIPMLSHYIPQANSGNKSQHLEISLEISLEISLEISLEISLVQHQKVLFVPRHWWHYVESIDPITVSINSWLEMVEATSHELNLRYLSLAVQSCLGKRNDLCNETLSVNPGAVVSSHTKRKRDTDGTTANKIRRKGHCEPPQITFGLHLIPVPPKLDEQSASPGDKGGERCSCKHSDCSAPSNKLERHCCEKCSPSSAPERDSTNEAVLEEDKKEADTLTITTNDLLDCLLHPQVVSLVAKLLSDKRHVLIFVCVSIMFVISSSLLLSVPLFLPSVFM; translated from the exons ATGTTCAGTATACCGATGCTATCTCATTATATCCCACAAGCTAACAGCGGCAACAAATCACAGCACCTTGAAATCAGCCTTGAAATCAGCCTTGAAATCAGCCTTGAAATCAGCCTTGAAATCAGCCTTGTCCAACATCAGAAG GTCCTTTTTGTTCCCAGACACTGGTGGCACTATGTGGAGTCCATTGATCCAATCACTGTCAGCATCAACTCCTGGCTTGAAATG GTTGAAGCGACATCACATGAATTGAATCTGCGGTACCTGAGCCTTGCTGTGCAGTCATGCCTGGGCAAGCGGAATGACCTCTGTAACGAGACCTTGTCTGTGAATCCTGGGGCAGTGGTGAGCTCCCATACGAAGAGGAAGCGGGATACTGATGGAACTACGGCAAATAAAATAAGAAGAAAAGGTCATTGTGAACCTCCGCAGATAACCTTCGGACTGCACCTGATTCCCGTGCCTCCGAAATTAGACGAGCAATCAGCAAGTCCTGGGGACAAAGGAGGAGAGCGGTGCAGCTGTAAGCACTCTGATTGCAGTGCACCCAGTAATAAACTTGAGAGGCACTGCTGTGAAAAATGCAGTCCCAGCAGTGCACCTGAAAGAGACAGCACTAATGAGGCTGTGCTGGAGGAAGATAAGAAGGAAGCAGACACTTTAACAATCACTACCAACGACCTGCTAGATTGCCTGCTCCATCCACAGGTTGTCTCTTTAGTTGCTAAGCTTCTGTCCGATAAACGGCACgttttgatttttgtttgtgtttcaatAATGTTTGTAATAAGCTCATCATTGTTATTAAGTGTCCCTCTGTTCCTGCCCTCTGTCTTTATGTAA
- the LOC117426665 gene encoding HSPB1-associated protein 1 homolog isoform X1, protein MFSIPMLSHYIPQANSGNKSQHLEISLEISLEISLEISLEISLVQHQKVLFVPRHWWHYVESIDPITVSINSWLEMDVDDEARVGEALTKTLVEATSHELNLRYLSLAVQSCLGKRNDLCNETLSVNPGAVVSSHTKRKRDTDGTTANKIRRKGHCEPPQITFGLHLIPVPPKLDEQSASPGDKGGERCSCKHSDCSAPSNKLERHCCEKCSPSSAPERDSTNEAVLEEDKKEADTLTITTNDLLDCLLHPQVVSLVAKLLSDKRHVLIFVCVSIMFVISSSLLLSVPLFLPSVFM, encoded by the exons ATGTTCAGTATACCGATGCTATCTCATTATATCCCACAAGCTAACAGCGGCAACAAATCACAGCACCTTGAAATCAGCCTTGAAATCAGCCTTGAAATCAGCCTTGAAATCAGCCTTGAAATCAGCCTTGTCCAACATCAGAAG GTCCTTTTTGTTCCCAGACACTGGTGGCACTATGTGGAGTCCATTGATCCAATCACTGTCAGCATCAACTCCTGGCTTGAAATG GATGTCGATGATGAAGCACGTGTGGGAGAGGCCCTCACTAAAACACTG GTTGAAGCGACATCACATGAATTGAATCTGCGGTACCTGAGCCTTGCTGTGCAGTCATGCCTGGGCAAGCGGAATGACCTCTGTAACGAGACCTTGTCTGTGAATCCTGGGGCAGTGGTGAGCTCCCATACGAAGAGGAAGCGGGATACTGATGGAACTACGGCAAATAAAATAAGAAGAAAAGGTCATTGTGAACCTCCGCAGATAACCTTCGGACTGCACCTGATTCCCGTGCCTCCGAAATTAGACGAGCAATCAGCAAGTCCTGGGGACAAAGGAGGAGAGCGGTGCAGCTGTAAGCACTCTGATTGCAGTGCACCCAGTAATAAACTTGAGAGGCACTGCTGTGAAAAATGCAGTCCCAGCAGTGCACCTGAAAGAGACAGCACTAATGAGGCTGTGCTGGAGGAAGATAAGAAGGAAGCAGACACTTTAACAATCACTACCAACGACCTGCTAGATTGCCTGCTCCATCCACAGGTTGTCTCTTTAGTTGCTAAGCTTCTGTCCGATAAACGGCACgttttgatttttgtttgtgtttcaatAATGTTTGTAATAAGCTCATCATTGTTATTAAGTGTCCCTCTGTTCCTGCCCTCTGTCTTTATGTAA
- the LOC117426665 gene encoding HSPB1-associated protein 1 homolog isoform X3 has product MFSIPMLSHYIPQANSGNKSQHLEISLEISLEISLEISLEISLVQHQKVLFVPRHWWHYVESIDPITVSINSWLEMDVDDEARVGEALTKTLVCALKSAPSPDNSDNWLNPTRLKRHHMN; this is encoded by the exons ATGTTCAGTATACCGATGCTATCTCATTATATCCCACAAGCTAACAGCGGCAACAAATCACAGCACCTTGAAATCAGCCTTGAAATCAGCCTTGAAATCAGCCTTGAAATCAGCCTTGAAATCAGCCTTGTCCAACATCAGAAG GTCCTTTTTGTTCCCAGACACTGGTGGCACTATGTGGAGTCCATTGATCCAATCACTGTCAGCATCAACTCCTGGCTTGAAATG GATGTCGATGATGAAGCACGTGTGGGAGAGGCCCTCACTAAAACACTGGTCTGTGCCCTTAAGTCTGCTCCGAGCCCTGACAATTCAGATAACTGGTTAAATCCCACGAG GTTGAAGCGACATCACATGAATTGA